ATGTATCCGCTTGATCCAACCATTTAATTACTTGAGGATCTTTATCTTCGTCATCTGCACCACCTTTAAAGTAGACACTCACAATCGCAGAGGCGTCGTTAATCGAGTAAGAGCCCCATGTTTGGAAGGCCATTGGTACTTTGCCGGAGCGAGCTTGATCACGCAGCGCGGCATAACTCATGTAGTGCAACTTGGCGCGAATCCCCACTTTACGTAAATCACCAATGACCGCTTCAACATAATCACGATCGCGGTACGCATAAATATCGGTATCAAACCCATCTGGATAGCCTGCATCCGCTAACAGTTGTTTGGCTTTTTTCGGATTATATGGATATTGAACCGCATCTTGCGCTTCACAACCAAATTGGTCAGGGAAACATGGTGCACTTAAAGGTCGACTACCACCACGAACCAAAGCACTTGCGAGTGCTTTACGCTTAATGGAATAGTTTACCGCTTCACGTACTTTGACATTTTTAAACGGTGAATCGGCTTTACGGCTATTCAACGTTAAGAAACCGACCCGCATGGTTTCGCTACTAAGCACATCGACGTTTGGCATCTGTTTAAGCTGATCAGCTTGGTCCGACGGTACACGCCAAATCCAATCCACTTGACCTGTCATTAACTGCGCTACGCGGGTATCAGGGTCAGGAATCAACACAAATTTAATTTTGCCAATTTTTGGTTGACCAATTGGGCTCTCTTTAAAGTAGTGCGGGTTTTTCACCATATCGACTTCTTGACCATTCACTACTTTGGTAATTTGGTATGGACCAGTACCGATCGGTGCTTTATCAAAGCCAGCTAAACCGACTTTTTTAAAGTATTTCTCTGGATAAATAGGTAAAGGACCCGCTAGGTATTCAATCGCCGCTGGGAAAGGTTTATTGAGCTCAAATTCAACGGTGTAATCGTCGATTTTATTAACATGTTTAATCCAAGAAATATTTTGCAAGGTCACAACTTTAGAACTTGGGTCTAGCGCATAATTGAATGTGAACGCGACATCATCTGCACTAAAAGCATCGCCATTTTGGAACTTCACGTCTTTACGTAAATTCAAAACTAAATGAGTGGGATCTTTCCACTCCCATTTAGTCGCCAGCATCGGCTTGTATTTACCGGTGTCAGGATCGCGGTAAATGAGGGTATCCCATGCCAAGTGACCTAAGATCACACCTTCACGTAGGTTATTGTGATAAGGACTAATATTTTCTGGCCAACTGTTTGAGGCATACGTGAGAGTATCGTCTGATTTGCCAGCAAAAGCGCTGGTAGAGCTTACTGCGAGTGTAGAGGCGATTAAAAGTGAAAGTCCATGTTTAACCAGAGACATAAGCATTTCCTTATACTTGGGTACTCGTTAATCCATCCCTTTGCACATATCGGCTATTGTTGCATGAATAGACAACCTTCCGATAAGACGACGCTATATGGGAGCGTAAAAAAGCGAACAGTTAAGGGTCGTTAGTCATGGCAAAACAGTCAGTTATAGGTTCTTTAAGCCAACCTTAACCATTCACTTTCATTTCATACTATGGTAATAAATGCATTGCCACAATTATTAATTTGGCAACAAATCATTGCCAATTCAGCAATTAAGTTGCTTCAAAAACGGGCACCAAAATGGTGAGAATCACGGAGGATTTATGGCACTGATACATCATTTAACCGCACCATCCCTACGTTACTTCTTAGCAGTGGCAAAATTTGGGTCCATCAGTGAGGCCTCAACGCACCTAAATGTGGCAAGCAGCGCGATTAGTCGGCAAATATCTGGACTAGAGGAACAATTAAACACCCCATTATTTGAACGAAGATCACGTGGAATGACACTTAGTGCGGCTGGTGAATTGCTTGCAGCCTATGCAAGAAAGGTATCTTTAGAGACAAACCGAGTTATGGGGGAAATAGATGCTTTAGAGGGCTTAGAAAAAGGGAAAGTGATTATTGCCTCTACAGAAGGCTTTAGCATGGAATTTCTGCCTTTCTGCATCAAAGAGTATCAGGAAAAATTTCCCGGGATACATTTCCAAGTGGATGTTTACTCTCCCAAAGACATCTCTAAAGCGATTCAAAATGGCGAGGCCGATATTGGATTAGCATTTAGTTTAACCCCAGTCCCGAATATCCGCGTGATCCATTCTCAACCAGCCCCTATTCGAGCGCTGATTCCTAACAATCACCCTTTAGCGAATAAAAAACGCGTCTCCCTTCGACAGATCTGTGCCTATCCACTTGCCCTGCCCTATGCCGATACCACCATACGTCAGTTGTTTGATATTTGCGCCAGTCAGCAGGGATTAGAGTACGAGCCAGCCTTTACCAGTAATTATATGGCGGCACTGAATCAGTACACCGTATCTGGAGCAGGTATCTCACTGGCTGGGGAAATATCGGTACGTTTGATGTCGCAGCATCATAAATTAAAAGTAATACCGATTAGCGATAAAGGTATGGGGATTCGTAATCTAGAAGTTCAAGTGCTTGCGGGACGCACCCTGCCCAAAGCGGTCAGCTCGTTTAGCGACTTTGTTATTGAACAAGTGCGCCAAAGCAATAGTGCGATTCCCGAACACGATTAACGATACCTAAATAACCTCAAAATGAGCGATCGCTAATCGCTGAAACACTATCTTGAGGTTAATCGGGTATATCAGCCCCTTTAGGAAAATTAAGGGGCTGATGTTTCAATCAGTTATTTAGTTTGTCGTTGCTCAGCTTTACGCGCTAACTTTTCTTCGCGGCGCTTAGCGATGACTTTATCCGCTTCACCACCGACGTGAGTCTCACCACGTGCTAATGCCAGTTGCACTTGTTTTTCACGCTCGCGGAAACGCGCTTTCTGCTCTTCCGTGTGTTTATCGATACATTTCGGGCAACTTACCCCTTTTTCAAAGGCATCCGATTCCATGTCTTCTTGAGTAATCGGTAAACGACATGCTTTACACAGTTCATAATCGCTTTTCTCTAGCTGATGATTCACAGCCACACGACCATCAAATACGTAGCAGTCACCTTCCCAAAGGCTCTCTTGTTGAGGGACTTCTTCTAAATATTTAAGAATGCCACCTTCTAAGTGATAAACCTCTTCAAAGCCCTGCTCTTTCATATAGGCAGTGGATTTCTCACAACGAATGCCACCAGTACAGAACATGGCCACTTTCTTATGTTTCTTTGGATCAAGATTTTCCGCAACATACTCTGGTAACTCACGGAAAGTCTCTGTTTTCGGATTGACTGCGTGCTTAAACGTACCGATTTCAATTTCGTAATCGTTACGAGTATCAACCACAAATACTTCAGGATCGGAAATCAGATCGTTCCACTCAGTAGGTTTTACGTAAGTGCCGACAACGTGGCGAGGATCAATGCCTTCTACGCCCAGAGTCACGATCTCTTTTTTCAACTTCACTTTAGTACGATTGAAAGGCTGCTCACTATCATGCGATTCTTTATAAACAATGTTGGCCAAGCGTTCGTCTTGTTTAAACCAAGCTAGCAAAGCATCAATACCTTCTCTGCTTGAAGCCACCGTGCCATTAATGCCTTCATAAGCAAGCAGCAAGGTGCCACGAATTTCGTGTTCTTCCATCAGTGCTTTAAGAGGTTCGCGTAATTCAACGTAATTTTCAAGGCGCACAAACTTATATAATGCGCATACAACGTAATCTGTCATGGTGTTTCCTCAGCGTTCTGGAGCGTAAATCCAGTGCTTAATGGGTGATTTGTGCGGAGTATAGCCTACTGAAGAGGTGACAAACACAGACAGAGTTTGGGGTTAAATGAAAAGAATGGTATTTAAAAGCATACAAAATGCAGGGAATTAACCGACTAGATAAGATAATCGCCTGATGATAAACAATAAAAAAGCGACCTAATCAATAGGTCGCCATTCATACCAAGAAGAGAGTTGGTATAATTATGCAACGGCAGCAAATGCAGTCGCTACTTTTTCTAAATTCGCTTCATTCAAACCAGCAACACACATACGGCCACTAGCAATTAAATAGATGCCATGTTCTTCACGTAGTGCATCCACTTGTGCTTCACTAAAGCCCGTGTAACTGAACATACCATTTTGTTTCACTAGGAAGCTGAAGTCTTTTTCTGGACAAAGCGTTTGTAACCGTTCATAAAGTGCATGACGAACACCGCTCATACGGGCGCGCATTTCTTCTACTTCTGCTAGCCATTTGGCTTTCAAATCTGACCCTAAAACGCCAGTAACCAGTTGCGAGCCATATTTAGCAGGGCTTGAGTAATTACGGCGCACAGTTGCTTTGAGCTGACCTTGTACATTTGCCGCAACGTCCGCATTCTCACAAACAATCGATAAGCCACCGACGCGCTCACCGTACAAAGAAAATGTTTTAGAAAATGAGTTACTAACAAGAAACGTCGCTGTGGTGTTTTCTGCCAATGTACGAATCACATACGCATCTTGATCAACACTTTCGGCGAATCCTTGATAAGCCATATCAAAAAATGGAATCAATTGACGTTCAACAACCACATCGATCACTTTGTCCCATTGTGCGGTATTCAAATCCACACCCGTTGGGTTATGACAACATGGGTGCAATAACACAATTGTTTTAGCGGGTAGTGTTGAAAGAGCCGCTAACATACCATCAAAATTCAACATCTTCGTTTCATTATCAAAGTATGGATAAGTCGCCGTCTCGAAACCTGCACCTTGGAAAATCGCGTGGTGGTTTTCCCAAGTTGGGTCGCTGACGTAAACTTTGGAATCAGGGAAATAGTGTTTTAAGAAATCACCACCAATCATCAATGCACCAGAACCACCTAAACTGTGGATTGTTGCTACGCGCTGTGCGTTGACTGCTGGATGATTGTCGCCAAATACCAACGATTGCACAGCACTGCGATAAGCTGGCACACCATCCATTGGTAGATAAATGCATGGTTCTTCAGGTTGGCTATTCAGAGTTTGCTTTGCAGCTTTTACAGATTCCAGTGTCGGAATAGTTCCTTCACCATCGTAATAGAGTCCAATACTCAAATTGACCTTACCGTCTCGCTCATCAGCGAAAAACTTTTCCATTAAAGACAGGATAGGGTCGCCCGCATATGGGCTCACATGTTCTAACACAGTCATACTCCTTACTGACTAGGCTCTATACGATCGTTGCGGTGATTTAACGCAATAATAAGATGCCGGCAATCTAAATCACTGCACGGCTAAAAATTGGCGCAATAGTAACACTGCCTTAGATAGGACACCATACTGATTTAGCCCTTACGGCTATCCATTCTAAAGTAGGATTACATCCTTACATTTGTAGGTAAATTAAACATGCTCGTAACACAAAATCAAGTAATATTGCGCCACGTATGCATTTTAAATGCATACGTGTCGATAATACGCATGAATTATGCATTGGTGCCGTTATTCACCAATAACGATGCCGTTTTCTTTTACTCGATCTAAAACCACAGAGGTTTTTATATGAGAGATAGCCTTCGTTCCGAATATACGATTAATCAGATCGTTTAGACTATTGAGATCAGATACGACGCACCGCAAAGTATAATCCCCATCTCCTGTGGTTTTATACGCATCGAAAACCGCTGATTCACTATGAATATAAGATAAAAATCGCTCAGCTTTTTCTGTTTCATGGCTCAATAGTTTTACTTCAACCATTGCCACTACTTCTTGTTTCAGAGCCTGTGGCGAGAGCCTGGCTTGATAACCGAGAATAAATTGCTGCTGCTCAAGCTGGATACGGCGGCGAGAACACTGTGAGGGCGATAGCCCAACTAAATCACTCAGCTCTTGGCTGGTTAGTCGACCATTTTCTTGTAGCAGTGTCAGTATTTTTATGTCGTATTGATCAGTTTGGTAAGAAGTCATGTGTTGTTAATCCTGTACATCCTTTGGATTGTTGATGCCACCTTCCATTTGATAGCATTTGACGTTGCGATAAGAAATGAAATTAGACGATAGCTGACAAAGCATTGCAATACACGCAACACATTTTCTCGCACAGTACTACAAACCTTTTACATGCCATTCATCAAGTTGAATACCCACACTATATAAGTGGTTACCAATATAACGATAACTTTGTTATTTATTTAACCAAAGCGATCAAAAAACAAAGCAATTTTTATATTTAGCCCACAAAACCATTTATTTTATAAATATATCAATATGTATCATAAGATTTGACAAAAACATGACATATGTTTCAATGTGTTTCAGAGTATTATGACAACCTAATGAATGAACAGTGTACAATTACAATTAAGTCACTGGTTAGATACATCTGAAGATAATACCAAACGACTGTTGACTAACATATTTACCCCCAATTGGCTTTGAGGACCTCATGAGTAATAAACACCGCCAAGTGTTTGTTTACATGCTAAAAGAATTCGAGCAATGTGACACGACTTATTGGCTAAAAAAATGTGGTGAAGATAAACGCAATGTCTTAAATAGACTGGTGAATTTTTACTTCAAACATAGAAAAAACCGTGCCCATCTTATTTTGACCAGTGGTCTTACCCCAAAAGAGCGCTTTAATAAAGAAGTGTCTGTTTTAGAGTATGCCAGCAACCATGGCCTATCGACCCCAGAAGTTGTTTTTAAAGGTCGCTCAATGTTTGTAACCAAAAATGCAGGTACGCCAATTCATCGCCAACCGGAAGATAAGCAAAAAGAACTCTTTTGGAAAGCCACCGATGTTTTATGCGATTTTCACCGTAATGGATTAATTCACGGGCGTCCCGCCATGCGAGACATCGTAGTGAATGAAACGGGTAAAGTGACATTTCTGGATTTTGAAGAAGCAAGATTAACTAGCACCCCCTCTTTGCGCACGCGCGACTTCCTTTTATTTTTGCTAGATTCTTACCGTCTCAAAGGGATTACCCAAGAAATACGTTTATCTGTACTCATGTATTGGTATCAAGAATTTGGAGAAAATACGCAACGCACTTTCCATTGGGTTGAAAGTGTATTAAATCGTCTTGGTTGGATTGCAAAACTCGTACTCATGTGCCGTAAAAATCGATTATCAACACAATTACTGGCTTTACGTGAATTGCTAAGAGAATTTGAAGTAAAAAAGCGCAATCTCGAACATTCAGTGGCTTTAGATCACTAAACCATCACCACCACTGAATTAATTCATTTCATATTAGAGTAACCCAATCCACTGCCTAGAATGTCTGCAAGGATGCGACATTCTCAGGTAATCGATGGGTTGTTCTGTCACTATCCGACACCTTATCAGATAGAACTCGACACGGATTACCAGCCGCAACCGCGCATGCTGGGATATCATGAGTAACAACTGATCCACTCTCGATAATGGCGCCATCACCAATCGTCACGCCACCTAAGATCGTACAGTGATCACCAATCCAAACATTATCACCAAGCTTTATTGGTTTGGCATAAGCCAAGGCATTTAAGC
This DNA window, taken from Vibrio nitrifigilis, encodes the following:
- a CDS encoding BUD32 family EKC/KEOPS complex subunit is translated as MSNKHRQVFVYMLKEFEQCDTTYWLKKCGEDKRNVLNRLVNFYFKHRKNRAHLILTSGLTPKERFNKEVSVLEYASNHGLSTPEVVFKGRSMFVTKNAGTPIHRQPEDKQKELFWKATDVLCDFHRNGLIHGRPAMRDIVVNETGKVTFLDFEEARLTSTPSLRTRDFLLFLLDSYRLKGITQEIRLSVLMYWYQEFGENTQRTFHWVESVLNRLGWIAKLVLMCRKNRLSTQLLALRELLREFEVKKRNLEHSVALDH
- a CDS encoding Lrp/AsnC family transcriptional regulator → MTSYQTDQYDIKILTLLQENGRLTSQELSDLVGLSPSQCSRRRIQLEQQQFILGYQARLSPQALKQEVVAMVEVKLLSHETEKAERFLSYIHSESAVFDAYKTTGDGDYTLRCVVSDLNSLNDLINRIFGTKAISHIKTSVVLDRVKENGIVIGE
- the trhO gene encoding oxygen-dependent tRNA uridine(34) hydroxylase TrhO; amino-acid sequence: MTDYVVCALYKFVRLENYVELREPLKALMEEHEIRGTLLLAYEGINGTVASSREGIDALLAWFKQDERLANIVYKESHDSEQPFNRTKVKLKKEIVTLGVEGIDPRHVVGTYVKPTEWNDLISDPEVFVVDTRNDYEIEIGTFKHAVNPKTETFRELPEYVAENLDPKKHKKVAMFCTGGIRCEKSTAYMKEQGFEEVYHLEGGILKYLEEVPQQESLWEGDCYVFDGRVAVNHQLEKSDYELCKACRLPITQEDMESDAFEKGVSCPKCIDKHTEEQKARFREREKQVQLALARGETHVGGEADKVIAKRREEKLARKAEQRQTK
- a CDS encoding LysR family transcriptional regulator — its product is MALIHHLTAPSLRYFLAVAKFGSISEASTHLNVASSAISRQISGLEEQLNTPLFERRSRGMTLSAAGELLAAYARKVSLETNRVMGEIDALEGLEKGKVIIASTEGFSMEFLPFCIKEYQEKFPGIHFQVDVYSPKDISKAIQNGEADIGLAFSLTPVPNIRVIHSQPAPIRALIPNNHPLANKKRVSLRQICAYPLALPYADTTIRQLFDICASQQGLEYEPAFTSNYMAALNQYTVSGAGISLAGEISVRLMSQHHKLKVIPISDKGMGIRNLEVQVLAGRTLPKAVSSFSDFVIEQVRQSNSAIPEHD
- a CDS encoding amino acid aminotransferase encodes the protein MLEHVSPYAGDPILSLMEKFFADERDGKVNLSIGLYYDGEGTIPTLESVKAAKQTLNSQPEEPCIYLPMDGVPAYRSAVQSLVFGDNHPAVNAQRVATIHSLGGSGALMIGGDFLKHYFPDSKVYVSDPTWENHHAIFQGAGFETATYPYFDNETKMLNFDGMLAALSTLPAKTIVLLHPCCHNPTGVDLNTAQWDKVIDVVVERQLIPFFDMAYQGFAESVDQDAYVIRTLAENTTATFLVSNSFSKTFSLYGERVGGLSIVCENADVAANVQGQLKATVRRNYSSPAKYGSQLVTGVLGSDLKAKWLAEVEEMRARMSGVRHALYERLQTLCPEKDFSFLVKQNGMFSYTGFSEAQVDALREEHGIYLIASGRMCVAGLNEANLEKVATAFAAVA
- a CDS encoding ABC transporter substrate-binding protein; amino-acid sequence: MSLVKHGLSLLIASTLAVSSTSAFAGKSDDTLTYASNSWPENISPYHNNLREGVILGHLAWDTLIYRDPDTGKYKPMLATKWEWKDPTHLVLNLRKDVKFQNGDAFSADDVAFTFNYALDPSSKVVTLQNISWIKHVNKIDDYTVEFELNKPFPAAIEYLAGPLPIYPEKYFKKVGLAGFDKAPIGTGPYQITKVVNGQEVDMVKNPHYFKESPIGQPKIGKIKFVLIPDPDTRVAQLMTGQVDWIWRVPSDQADQLKQMPNVDVLSSETMRVGFLTLNSRKADSPFKNVKVREAVNYSIKRKALASALVRGGSRPLSAPCFPDQFGCEAQDAVQYPYNPKKAKQLLADAGYPDGFDTDIYAYRDRDYVEAVIGDLRKVGIRAKLHYMSYAALRDQARSGKVPMAFQTWGSYSINDASAIVSVYFKGGADDEDKDPQVIKWLDQADTSTDPKERQKLYGEAIHKITKNAYWAPMFTYSSNYAFTKDLNFKAYPDELPRFWEASWK